One segment of Arcanobacterium phocae DNA contains the following:
- a CDS encoding DUF3027 domain-containing protein, translating into MPKRITPRKKVVKDKILGEAVEFAREALTDITTPERVGKHVGMVQEAERLVTHAFECLMAGYRGWYWTVSLVRAPRSKNVSVAELSILPGEDALLAPDWIPWADRLQPSDVTPSDRLPYNPKDPQLVANVDPGLDQGCETVGVDEDVIADWELGLGRARIMSDHGRAKAYRRWYRSDAGPRNQATRDAQATCSTCGYLMHLGGSARQLFGACANEWSAFDGRVVSLDHGCGAHSETDVPHREHLWKQTTPVIDEAEVEVAKR; encoded by the coding sequence ATGCCTAAAAGAATAACTCCACGCAAAAAAGTAGTTAAAGATAAGATTCTCGGCGAAGCTGTTGAATTCGCGAGAGAAGCGCTCACGGATATCACTACTCCTGAGCGGGTAGGCAAACACGTGGGGATGGTCCAGGAGGCCGAACGTCTCGTCACACATGCGTTTGAATGTCTAATGGCTGGATATCGAGGCTGGTACTGGACCGTGTCACTAGTTCGTGCACCGCGGTCTAAGAATGTTTCGGTTGCGGAACTATCGATCCTGCCCGGCGAAGATGCGCTGCTGGCTCCGGACTGGATTCCGTGGGCTGATCGCTTACAGCCATCTGACGTTACGCCTTCAGATCGCTTGCCATATAACCCGAAAGATCCACAGCTAGTCGCTAATGTAGATCCGGGGCTCGATCAGGGATGTGAAACTGTAGGCGTTGACGAGGATGTAATAGCGGACTGGGAGTTAGGTTTGGGCCGTGCCCGAATCATGTCTGATCACGGCCGGGCAAAAGCCTACCGTCGCTGGTATCGCTCCGATGCCGGCCCGCGTAACCAAGCTACCCGCGATGCTCAAGCAACTTGTTCAACCTGTGGGTATTTGATGCATCTGGGCGGTTCTGCACGTCAGCTTTTTGGAGCGTGTGCTAACGAGTGGTCAGCATTTGATGGGCGTGTTGTGTCCCTGGATCACGGGTGTGGTGCTCATTCGGAAACAGACGTTCCGCACCGGGAACATCTATGGAAGCAAACCACGCCAGTAATTGATGAAGCCGAAGTTGAGGTAGCTAAGCGGTAG
- the manA gene encoding mannose-6-phosphate isomerase, class I: MKYLQGRVRHYSWGSHNAIPRLFGHPAAGEPVAELWFGAHNNAPSFVSDDPRQQSYAPQGGSGELLSLAELIAADPHRVLGDDIIARYGSQLPFLLKLIAPDQPLSLQVHPSLEQAYLGFEREERAGIPPQDPRRCYPDQNHKPEMLYALTTFEALVGFRSPRRILGVLSGLDCAVAQRVRTTIAAEPNNHGVRQAFSQLISQATRPTEEEVAELVTQCAARRSVDSPSPRADALAVRIARFHPGDPGIVASLLLNPVTLHPGEALYTPAGIVHAYISGLGVEVMASSDNVLRAGLTYKHVDVAELLRITDTVAAPPIRIAAERISSVQSTFYVPVDDFELSVISLRHADERVEVKGCGPRIILCVRGAVEVWIGNEFFFINTGQSMFLSADDGAISVRGAGELLQVEAP, translated from the coding sequence ATGAAATATTTGCAAGGCCGCGTTCGTCATTACTCGTGGGGATCGCACAATGCGATCCCCCGACTTTTCGGGCACCCTGCTGCGGGCGAACCGGTAGCGGAGCTATGGTTCGGTGCGCATAATAATGCCCCGTCCTTTGTTTCCGATGATCCGAGACAGCAGTCTTATGCTCCGCAGGGTGGCAGTGGTGAGCTGTTGTCACTTGCAGAGCTGATTGCGGCTGATCCTCATCGTGTTCTCGGTGATGACATTATTGCCAGATATGGTTCGCAGCTACCATTTTTACTTAAGCTAATCGCACCAGATCAGCCGTTGTCGCTACAAGTGCATCCGTCATTGGAGCAGGCATACCTCGGGTTTGAGCGTGAAGAGCGTGCTGGGATTCCACCGCAGGATCCGCGCCGGTGCTATCCGGATCAAAATCATAAGCCAGAAATGCTTTACGCGCTAACAACGTTTGAAGCGTTAGTGGGGTTCCGCAGTCCGCGCCGAATTCTCGGGGTTCTCAGTGGGTTGGACTGTGCAGTAGCCCAGCGGGTGCGCACTACGATCGCGGCTGAACCCAATAATCATGGGGTGCGTCAAGCATTTTCGCAGTTGATTTCACAAGCAACGCGACCGACGGAGGAGGAAGTGGCAGAGCTGGTGACACAGTGCGCTGCGCGCCGATCTGTCGATTCGCCGTCGCCTCGTGCAGATGCGTTGGCGGTGCGGATTGCTCGGTTCCATCCTGGCGATCCGGGAATCGTGGCGTCGCTGTTGCTTAATCCGGTTACTTTGCATCCGGGTGAAGCTCTATATACACCAGCGGGTATTGTTCATGCCTACATCTCCGGCTTAGGTGTTGAAGTCATGGCTTCCTCCGATAATGTGTTGCGTGCTGGTTTGACCTATAAGCATGTTGATGTGGCGGAGTTGTTGCGCATTACCGACACGGTTGCGGCGCCACCGATCCGTATTGCGGCAGAACGGATTAGTTCCGTGCAATCAACGTTCTATGTTCCGGTGGATGATTTTGAGCTATCCGTTATTTCCTTGCGTCATGCCGATGAGCGTGTCGAGGTTAAGGGTTGTGGTCCACGTATCATTTTGTGTGTGCGTGGTGCTGTAGAGGTGTGGATAGGGAACGAATTTTTCTTTATAAATACTGGGCAATCAATGTTTTTAAGTGCCGACGACGGCGCAATCAGTGTGCGTGGTGCCGGCGAGCTTCTTCAGGTAGAAGCTCCTTAA
- a CDS encoding NCS2 family permease produces MSSSFLERYFKITQRGSSLMQEVRGGIVTFFSMVYILVLNPIILSGPDSTGAFLGGGAEPNIPAIAAATALIAGIMSVLMGAVANFPIALAAGLGLNGMIAGFVKLPGMTWADGMGIVVIEGIVIVALVLTGLREAIFKAVPKFMRSAISVGIGLFIAFIGLVNAGIVRPGVGTPVSFAVNGSISTWPLVVFVVALLCIIIMMVRKIKGALLFGIITGTVLAIIIENFGHLGNSGTDNPGGWGLTVPAFPGNPIQVPDFSTLGQFSIVGPFQKVGVIAVVVLTFSIMLADFFDTLGTMVAVGTEAGLVDERGQVPRTRHILLIDSLGVVAGGMGGVSTNTSFVESSTGVAEGARTGVASIVTGIAFLLATFLSPLFAIVPTEAAAPALVVVGFLIMQQVVEIEWADLRTAIPAFMAIVFMPFTYSITVGIGIGFIVHVIVELVLGNAKKVHPLMYLMSAVFVIYFALEPITRVLGIS; encoded by the coding sequence ATGTCATCATCCTTTCTTGAGCGTTATTTCAAGATCACGCAGCGTGGTTCCTCGCTGATGCAAGAAGTTCGTGGCGGTATCGTTACGTTCTTCTCCATGGTCTATATTTTGGTTCTCAACCCAATCATCCTGTCTGGCCCGGATTCGACCGGAGCCTTCCTTGGTGGTGGCGCAGAACCAAACATTCCAGCCATCGCTGCTGCGACAGCATTGATTGCAGGAATTATGAGCGTTCTGATGGGTGCGGTAGCCAATTTTCCGATCGCGCTCGCAGCAGGCCTAGGGCTTAACGGCATGATCGCAGGTTTCGTCAAGCTTCCTGGAATGACCTGGGCGGATGGCATGGGCATCGTAGTTATTGAAGGTATTGTTATCGTTGCGCTTGTTCTGACAGGTTTGCGCGAAGCGATTTTCAAGGCTGTTCCGAAATTCATGCGTTCGGCTATCTCCGTAGGCATTGGTCTCTTCATTGCGTTTATTGGTTTGGTGAACGCTGGAATTGTTCGCCCTGGAGTTGGTACTCCGGTGTCATTTGCAGTCAATGGCTCCATTTCTACGTGGCCACTGGTTGTTTTCGTTGTTGCGCTCCTCTGTATTATCATCATGATGGTGCGCAAGATTAAAGGCGCGCTCCTTTTTGGAATAATCACCGGTACTGTATTAGCAATCATCATCGAAAACTTTGGCCATCTAGGGAACTCTGGCACAGACAATCCTGGCGGTTGGGGACTTACGGTTCCAGCATTCCCTGGAAATCCAATTCAGGTTCCAGATTTTTCCACCCTCGGCCAGTTTTCGATAGTTGGACCGTTCCAAAAGGTTGGCGTCATCGCCGTCGTCGTCCTCACCTTCTCGATCATGCTCGCCGACTTTTTCGACACCCTCGGCACAATGGTAGCTGTGGGAACCGAGGCCGGACTCGTCGATGAGCGGGGTCAAGTGCCACGTACCCGCCATATCCTTCTGATTGACTCACTCGGTGTTGTTGCTGGTGGTATGGGTGGTGTTTCCACTAATACCTCCTTCGTAGAATCTTCCACTGGTGTGGCAGAAGGTGCTCGAACCGGTGTGGCTTCAATTGTCACTGGAATTGCCTTTTTACTTGCGACTTTCTTATCGCCGCTGTTCGCTATTGTTCCCACCGAGGCTGCTGCACCGGCTCTCGTGGTTGTTGGTTTCTTGATCATGCAACAAGTAGTTGAGATTGAATGGGCGGATCTGCGCACTGCGATACCGGCGTTTATGGCGATCGTGTTCATGCCGTTTACATATTCGATCACCGTTGGAATCGGTATTGGCTTTATCGTCCACGTCATTGTTGAACTAGTTCTGGGCAATGCTAAGAAGGTGCATCCACTGATGTACTTAATGAGCGCCGTCTTCGTTATTTACTTCGCACTGGAGCCAATTACCCGTGTACTGGGAATCAGCTAG
- a CDS encoding metal-dependent transcriptional regulator, which yields MSDLMDTTEMYLKTIYELVEEGIPPLRARIVERLGQSGPTVSETVARLERDGLIRMNGKREISFTPAGYERAAAVLRRHRLAEVLLLDVVKMPWSQVHNEACRWEHAISDRAADRINELLGEPKHDPFGNPMPSDEPKPEEMRCGCDDGLMALNNPSTAGRRVRIQRIAEVVQVDEQGLADLQELGVVPGAQGIVTVDGSIIFDLGDVQVAVPDDLAQHVYVSLYNEK from the coding sequence ATGAGTGATTTGATGGATACAACAGAGATGTATCTCAAAACTATCTATGAATTAGTTGAAGAGGGGATCCCTCCCCTTCGTGCGCGTATCGTTGAACGGTTGGGACAATCAGGGCCAACCGTGTCCGAAACTGTCGCGCGTTTGGAACGTGACGGCTTAATTCGGATGAATGGCAAGCGTGAAATATCGTTCACCCCTGCAGGGTATGAGAGAGCTGCTGCGGTATTGCGTCGGCATCGCTTGGCAGAAGTGCTGTTATTAGATGTTGTGAAGATGCCGTGGTCCCAGGTACACAATGAAGCGTGCCGCTGGGAGCATGCGATTTCTGATCGGGCAGCGGATCGTATTAATGAATTGCTCGGTGAGCCGAAACATGATCCATTCGGTAATCCAATGCCGAGTGATGAGCCGAAGCCGGAAGAAATGCGGTGTGGCTGTGATGATGGGCTTATGGCGTTGAATAATCCGAGCACAGCGGGGCGTCGAGTGCGGATACAGCGAATTGCTGAAGTTGTTCAGGTAGATGAACAGGGATTGGCGGATCTTCAAGAATTGGGCGTCGTCCCTGGTGCTCAAGGAATTGTTACAGTTGATGGATCGATTATCTTTGACCTTGGTGACGTGCAGGTGGCGGTGCCGGATGATCTTGCCCAGCATGTTTATGTCTCGCTTTATAACGAAAAATAA
- a CDS encoding C40 family peptidase has protein sequence MGRHSIATPVDVKNPNAVRGLALAGALGVIAGAGIPVAMASPQNDVNKTVQGVANASVSLGRVTAASTSDSVEVQSVVLSEEEASEWSIDAVSAEVDLGADVVEATEAPVVETQAPAKATVTPAVATRSVAPAIASGDIVSIARAYTGTPYVWGGTTPAGWDCSGFTSWVYRQAGVTIPRTAGAQLAAGTIVSAADAQPGDIVYWPGHVGIYSGNGMHIAAHTPALGTSESPLYGNPTFIRIGR, from the coding sequence ATGGGACGACATTCGATCGCAACGCCAGTAGATGTGAAAAATCCGAACGCTGTGCGTGGTTTGGCTCTAGCCGGGGCGCTGGGTGTTATTGCTGGCGCTGGTATCCCAGTCGCTATGGCGTCTCCGCAGAATGACGTCAATAAAACAGTTCAGGGTGTAGCTAATGCTTCCGTATCGCTTGGTCGCGTTACTGCAGCATCTACTAGTGATTCTGTCGAGGTTCAGAGCGTTGTTTTGAGTGAGGAAGAAGCTAGCGAGTGGTCAATCGATGCAGTTTCGGCAGAAGTTGATCTTGGTGCGGATGTTGTTGAAGCGACTGAGGCCCCTGTAGTTGAGACTCAAGCACCAGCAAAGGCGACCGTTACCCCAGCAGTTGCTACCAGATCGGTTGCACCAGCAATTGCTTCAGGAGATATTGTTTCCATTGCGCGGGCATACACTGGCACGCCTTATGTTTGGGGCGGTACTACACCAGCTGGTTGGGACTGCTCTGGTTTTACTTCATGGGTATATCGTCAAGCAGGTGTTACTATCCCACGGACTGCAGGTGCTCAGTTAGCAGCTGGAACTATTGTCTCAGCTGCCGATGCTCAGCCAGGTGACATTGTGTACTGGCCGGGACATGTTGGTATTTATAGTGGAAACGGTATGCATATTGCGGCTCACACGCCAGCTTTAGGTACCTCTGAATCGCCACTTTACGGTAACCCAACATTTATTCGTATAGGTCGCTGA
- a CDS encoding universal stress protein, which translates to MSHENIVVVGIDGSPASRSALRWAHAQARARSARLHLVCAYELPSYAPELMPTSGARIPAGDSGFLYSAAEKMIKEIAASVENQGVEVTWSLEFGDPTEILVGMSKKVALIVVGGREETSNSLADRLLRTVSSAVPSNAYCPTVVVPADHTEDDLPIKHIVVGVDGSDHAKTALQRAVWEADRWHAHLSIVATVNTAAATWIPADTFRSGFLEEVAESVRTQLAEVDEGREIDVEVHTVEGNPAQILTEFSHKVDLLVLGTRGRGGFAGLLLGSTSQSVLSTASCPTMVVPRRVRPGDDQGPQVK; encoded by the coding sequence ATGTCACATGAAAACATTGTCGTTGTTGGAATCGATGGGTCACCGGCATCGCGAAGTGCATTGAGATGGGCGCATGCCCAAGCCCGGGCTAGAAGTGCTCGCTTGCACCTAGTTTGTGCGTATGAGCTGCCAAGCTATGCACCAGAACTTATGCCGACGAGCGGTGCCAGAATTCCTGCCGGAGATTCGGGATTCTTATACAGTGCAGCCGAAAAAATGATAAAAGAAATCGCTGCTAGTGTTGAAAATCAAGGCGTGGAAGTAACTTGGTCCCTAGAATTTGGTGATCCTACCGAAATTCTCGTGGGAATGTCTAAGAAAGTCGCGCTAATCGTGGTGGGTGGTCGCGAGGAGACCTCTAATTCGCTCGCTGATCGTTTATTGCGAACTGTGTCCTCGGCAGTGCCGTCAAACGCATACTGCCCAACTGTTGTCGTACCAGCAGACCACACTGAAGATGATCTACCGATTAAGCATATAGTAGTTGGCGTTGATGGCTCTGATCATGCCAAAACCGCATTGCAACGCGCCGTTTGGGAAGCTGATCGATGGCATGCTCACCTGTCGATTGTGGCAACAGTTAATACTGCAGCTGCAACATGGATCCCGGCAGACACATTCCGGTCTGGTTTCTTAGAAGAAGTTGCAGAATCGGTGCGTACCCAGCTTGCGGAAGTGGACGAAGGTCGTGAGATCGACGTCGAAGTTCATACTGTTGAAGGAAATCCAGCACAAATCTTGACAGAATTCTCACACAAGGTTGATCTGCTTGTGCTCGGCACCCGCGGGCGTGGCGGTTTCGCGGGCTTGCTTTTAGGGTCGACATCGCAAAGCGTGCTGTCAACAGCGTCGTGCCCAACAATGGTAGTTCCGCGCCGGGTGCGCCCTGGTGATGATCAGGGACCACAGGTTAAATAA
- the trhO gene encoding oxygen-dependent tRNA uridine(34) hydroxylase TrhO has protein sequence MALSRVLLFYKFTPITDPIAMKMWQWDMCERLKLRGRILISEHGINATVGGTIDACKAYVKRMKQYPGFADIEWKISEGLGTDAEGYATDFPRLSVKVRKEIVAFGAPEELKVDENGIVGGGRHVKPDEVEQIIAENPDLVFFDGRNAIEAQIGRFDGAVVPPTTTTHDFISILESGEYDDLKDKPILAYCTGGIRCEVLTALMKNRGFDKVMQLDGGIVRYGEKFGNTGRWKGSLTVFDNREVMDFPGGEVDVIGSCHSCGQPTGQLHNCDEPSCRARLVTCESCGAHPVYCDAHKATLAR, from the coding sequence GTGGCACTGTCTCGAGTTTTACTCTTTTATAAATTCACGCCGATTACAGACCCAATTGCAATGAAGATGTGGCAGTGGGACATGTGTGAACGGTTGAAACTTCGTGGCCGTATCCTTATCTCTGAACACGGAATTAACGCTACTGTAGGGGGCACGATCGATGCGTGTAAAGCCTATGTCAAGCGAATGAAACAATACCCCGGATTTGCTGATATTGAATGGAAAATATCGGAGGGTTTAGGAACTGACGCTGAGGGATACGCGACAGATTTTCCTCGGCTATCTGTTAAAGTCCGTAAAGAAATTGTAGCGTTTGGTGCCCCGGAAGAACTCAAAGTTGATGAAAACGGCATCGTCGGCGGTGGACGCCATGTGAAGCCTGACGAAGTCGAGCAGATTATCGCGGAGAACCCGGATCTTGTTTTCTTTGATGGACGTAACGCGATCGAAGCGCAAATTGGGCGATTTGATGGAGCAGTTGTACCGCCAACCACTACTACGCACGATTTTATTTCAATTCTTGAATCAGGTGAATATGATGACCTGAAAGACAAGCCGATTTTGGCATACTGCACTGGTGGTATCCGGTGCGAAGTTTTGACCGCGCTGATGAAGAATCGTGGTTTCGACAAAGTAATGCAGCTTGACGGCGGAATTGTACGGTACGGAGAAAAGTTCGGAAATACTGGTCGCTGGAAAGGATCGCTAACGGTTTTTGACAATCGCGAGGTGATGGATTTTCCCGGTGGCGAAGTGGACGTCATTGGTTCTTGTCATTCATGTGGTCAGCCGACTGGGCAGTTGCATAACTGCGACGAGCCATCATGTCGAGCCCGATTGGTGACCTGCGAATCATGCGGTGCGCATCCTGTCTATTGCGATGCGCATAAGGCAACATTGGCTCGTTGA